Proteins encoded together in one Hymenobacter monticola window:
- a CDS encoding GAF domain-containing protein: MNPFLSSLLPADDEVRVRALDRYQLLDARSEKVLDDVVAATARLFGVSNAMLSIVEKDTVLVKAPYNLPAPIERVPREQSVCSATILQDDTTVFEDVEKTGVPGVDLTLVRQLGLHFYAGHNLRTPDGHNLGTLCILDGPPRRFTPAERSLLSRLAAVVMRLLELRRVLGPHTGLTASLWEIVYRAIGEQLKRLTDLAQRIGPATGRQLSPAAAQEAGAIVGIIDQFLASTLQRR; encoded by the coding sequence TTGAACCCGTTCCTTTCTTCTCTGCTTCCGGCCGATGACGAGGTCCGCGTACGGGCCCTCGACCGTTACCAACTGCTGGACGCGCGCAGCGAAAAAGTGCTCGACGACGTGGTGGCCGCCACGGCCCGCCTGTTTGGCGTGTCCAACGCCATGCTCTCCATTGTGGAAAAAGACACCGTGCTGGTGAAGGCGCCCTACAACCTGCCTGCGCCCATCGAGCGTGTGCCCCGCGAGCAAAGCGTGTGTTCGGCCACCATTTTGCAGGACGACACGACCGTGTTTGAGGACGTGGAAAAAACCGGCGTGCCCGGCGTCGACCTCACGCTGGTGCGGCAGCTGGGGCTGCATTTTTACGCCGGTCACAACCTGCGCACCCCCGACGGCCACAACCTCGGTACCCTCTGCATCCTCGACGGCCCGCCGCGCCGCTTCACCCCTGCCGAACGCTCGCTGCTGAGCCGCCTAGCGGCTGTGGTGATGCGCCTGCTGGAGCTGCGCCGCGTGCTGGGGCCGCACACCGGCCTCACGGCCTCGCTCTGGGAAATTGTGTACCGGGCCATTGGCGAGCAGCTAAAGCGCCTCACCGACCTGGCGCAGCGCATCGGGCCCGCCACGGGCCGGCAGCTCTCACCGGCCGCCGCGCAGGAAGCCGGGGCCATTGTGGGCATCATCGACCAGTTTCTGGCCTCTACGCTCCAGCGCCGCTAA
- a CDS encoding GAF domain-containing protein, with product MVEISNPLIPANDTARLQVLASYQLLDTRSEKVLDDVVAATARLFGVSNAMLSIVEKDTVLVKAPYNLPVPIERVPREQSVCSATILQDDTAVFEDLARATIPGVDVSLLLQLGLSFYAGHNLRTPEGYNLGSLCVYDGPPRQFSPTERALLAILAGLVMRLLELRRALGAHADTTAVLWEPVYRAIGGQLARLTELAQRTTPPGEPPGITESVVAEVKAIAAVVEQFVAATLKRV from the coding sequence TTGGTTGAGATTTCCAATCCTCTGATACCGGCCAACGACACGGCCCGCCTGCAAGTGCTGGCCAGCTACCAACTGCTGGACACGCGCAGCGAAAAAGTGCTCGACGACGTGGTGGCCGCCACGGCCCGCCTGTTTGGCGTGTCCAACGCCATGCTCTCCATTGTGGAAAAAGACACGGTGCTGGTGAAGGCGCCCTACAACCTGCCCGTGCCCATCGAACGCGTGCCCCGCGAGCAAAGCGTTTGTTCGGCCACCATTTTACAGGACGACACGGCCGTATTCGAGGACCTGGCCCGCGCCACCATCCCCGGCGTCGACGTCTCGCTGCTGTTGCAGCTGGGCCTCAGCTTCTACGCCGGCCACAACCTGCGCACGCCCGAGGGCTACAACCTCGGCTCGCTGTGCGTGTACGACGGCCCGCCCCGGCAGTTCTCGCCCACCGAGCGCGCCCTGTTGGCCATCCTGGCCGGCCTGGTGATGCGCCTGCTGGAGCTGCGCCGCGCCTTGGGCGCCCACGCCGACACCACCGCTGTGCTCTGGGAGCCCGTGTACCGCGCCATCGGCGGGCAGCTGGCCCGCCTCACCGAACTGGCCCAGCGTACCACGCCCCCCGGCGAGCCGCCGGGCATCACCGAAAGCGTGGTGGCCGAAGTGAAGGCTATTGCGGCCGTGGTCGAGCAGTTTGTGGCCGCCACGCTCAAGCGGGTGTAG
- a CDS encoding 1-deoxy-D-xylulose-5-phosphate reductoisomerase, which yields MMVEKNEVKTLALLGATGSIGTQALEVVRQQPGRFRVAVLSAQRQWELLAQQAREFRPAVVVIGEDSFYQQLKDSLTDQPETEVLAGAAALAEVVTRPEIDIVLTALVGYAGLLPTVAAIRAGKDIALANKETLVVAGELITSLVRQHNVRLLPVDSEHSAIFQCLVGEEQNPIEKIILTASGGPFRGRSVREMEAVTKAQALKHPNWDMGAKITIDSASLMNKGLEVIEAKWLFGLRDEQIDVVVHPQSIVHSLVQFEDGSLKAQLGLPDMKLPIQYALGYPQRLVNTFPRFSFLDYPTLTFEAPDRVAFPNLELAFGAMRRGGNAPCVLNAANEVAVAAFLREQVGFRQMSDLVAECLARVSYLAEPILADLVATDAETRRLAETLV from the coding sequence ATGATGGTTGAAAAAAACGAGGTAAAGACGCTGGCCCTGTTGGGCGCCACGGGCTCCATTGGCACGCAGGCGCTGGAAGTGGTGCGGCAGCAGCCGGGCCGGTTCCGGGTGGCGGTGCTCAGCGCGCAGCGGCAATGGGAGCTGCTGGCGCAGCAGGCGCGGGAGTTTCGGCCCGCCGTGGTTGTTATTGGCGAGGACAGCTTTTATCAGCAGTTGAAAGACTCCCTGACCGACCAGCCCGAAACCGAGGTGCTGGCCGGCGCGGCAGCCCTGGCCGAAGTCGTAACCCGGCCCGAAATCGACATTGTGCTCACCGCGCTGGTGGGCTACGCCGGGCTGCTGCCCACGGTGGCCGCCATCCGGGCCGGCAAGGACATTGCCCTGGCCAATAAGGAAACCCTGGTGGTGGCCGGCGAGCTGATTACCAGCCTCGTGCGGCAGCACAACGTGCGCCTGCTGCCCGTCGATTCGGAGCACTCCGCCATCTTCCAGTGCCTGGTGGGCGAGGAACAGAATCCCATCGAGAAAATCATCCTCACCGCCTCTGGCGGCCCGTTCCGCGGCCGCTCGGTCCGCGAGATGGAGGCCGTAACCAAGGCCCAGGCCCTGAAACACCCCAACTGGGACATGGGCGCCAAAATCACCATCGACTCGGCCTCGCTTATGAACAAGGGCCTGGAGGTGATTGAAGCCAAGTGGCTATTTGGCCTGCGCGACGAGCAGATTGACGTGGTGGTGCACCCCCAGAGCATTGTCCACTCGCTGGTGCAGTTCGAAGACGGCTCTCTGAAGGCCCAGCTGGGCTTGCCCGACATGAAGCTGCCCATTCAGTACGCGCTGGGCTACCCGCAGCGGCTGGTCAATACCTTCCCGCGCTTTTCCTTCCTCGACTACCCCACCCTCACCTTCGAGGCGCCCGACCGGGTGGCCTTCCCCAACCTGGAGCTGGCCTTTGGGGCCATGCGGCGGGGCGGCAACGCGCCATGCGTGCTCAACGCGGCCAACGAAGTGGCCGTGGCCGCCTTCCTGCGGGAGCAGGTGGGCTTCCGGCAAATGTCGGACCTGGTGGCCGAGTGCCTGGCGCGGGTGTCGTACCTTGCCGAGCCAATTTTGGCCGACCTGGTGGCCACCGACGCCGAAACGCGGCGGCTGGCGGAAACCCTGGTTTAA
- the rseP gene encoding RIP metalloprotease RseP, whose product MAILTMIGQLVLALSILVGLHEFGHFAFAKLFKIRVDKFYIFFDFLFPMPNVANFALFKKKVGETEYGIGWFPLGGYVQIHGMIDETQDASALAGPPQPDEFRGKPAWQRLLVMLGGIIMNVILGIVIFAAVSYKWGDTYLPASEARYGVVTSSLGRSIGFQTGDKIVKINGRPFTEFDDVYKPDVLMGDNAYYTVERNGQLLDIKVPQTFFAKVSKQADQDSASFVTPRMTFNVKTVSPGGSSEKAGLLAGDKIVSVAGAPVQYYDELKSILAAHKSQRVAMEVQRGGQTVPLSVSVSKGGLIGFVMEPTMKFSTHYYSLAESVPVGVKKAFGVIGLQAKAFAKIGRGELSASESLGGPVEIAQQFGGIWDWQHFWGLAGGLSMVLAFMNLLPIPALDGGHVVFLLYEMILRRKPSDAFMEGAQRVGTFLILALMAYVLVFKQIMKFFPDKEEPQTEVTKPTPAQPARP is encoded by the coding sequence TTGGCTATCCTCACCATGATTGGCCAGCTTGTGCTGGCGCTTTCCATTCTTGTTGGCTTGCACGAATTCGGCCATTTTGCCTTCGCCAAGCTCTTTAAAATCCGGGTCGATAAGTTCTACATCTTCTTCGATTTTCTGTTTCCAATGCCCAACGTGGCCAATTTCGCGTTGTTCAAGAAGAAGGTGGGCGAGACGGAGTACGGCATCGGCTGGTTCCCCCTGGGCGGCTACGTGCAGATTCACGGCATGATAGACGAGACGCAGGACGCCTCGGCCCTGGCGGGCCCGCCGCAGCCCGACGAGTTTCGGGGCAAGCCGGCCTGGCAGCGCCTGCTGGTGATGCTGGGCGGCATCATCATGAACGTCATCTTGGGCATTGTGATTTTCGCGGCGGTATCATACAAGTGGGGCGACACCTACCTGCCCGCTTCGGAGGCCCGCTACGGCGTGGTAACCAGCAGCCTGGGCCGCTCCATCGGCTTCCAGACTGGCGATAAAATTGTAAAAATCAACGGGCGGCCTTTCACGGAGTTCGACGACGTGTACAAGCCCGATGTGCTGATGGGCGACAACGCCTACTACACGGTGGAGCGCAACGGGCAGCTGCTTGACATCAAGGTTCCGCAGACTTTCTTCGCCAAAGTCTCGAAGCAAGCCGACCAGGACAGCGCGTCTTTTGTGACCCCGCGCATGACTTTCAACGTGAAAACGGTATCCCCGGGCGGCAGCTCGGAAAAAGCCGGGCTGCTGGCGGGCGACAAAATCGTGTCGGTGGCCGGCGCGCCGGTGCAGTACTACGATGAGTTGAAAAGCATACTGGCGGCCCATAAAAGCCAGCGGGTAGCCATGGAAGTGCAGCGCGGGGGCCAAACCGTGCCGCTGTCCGTATCCGTGAGCAAGGGCGGCCTTATTGGCTTCGTGATGGAGCCGACCATGAAGTTTAGCACGCACTACTATTCACTGGCCGAATCGGTGCCGGTGGGGGTGAAAAAGGCCTTTGGCGTGATTGGGTTGCAGGCCAAAGCCTTCGCCAAAATTGGCCGGGGCGAGCTGTCGGCATCCGAAAGCCTCGGTGGCCCGGTGGAAATTGCCCAGCAGTTTGGCGGCATTTGGGACTGGCAGCACTTCTGGGGATTGGCCGGGGGCCTGAGCATGGTGCTGGCCTTCATGAACCTGCTGCCCATCCCGGCCCTCGACGGCGGCCACGTGGTGTTCCTGCTCTACGAAATGATTTTGCGCCGCAAGCCCTCGGATGCCTTCATGGAAGGCGCCCAGCGCGTGGGCACTTTCCTCATCCTTGCCCTCATGGCTTATGTGCTTGTCTTCAAGCAAATAATGAAGTTCTTCCCGGACAAGGAAGAGCCTCAGACCGAGGTAACAAAGCCGACGCCGGCCCAGCCCGCCCGTCCCTAG
- a CDS encoding DUF6702 family protein, with protein sequence MLPLAGASLALHAYHSTLTELRYNPAKKQLELSVKVFTDDFEKAISQGQPAAVSLTDAGPRPLTLATAYVQRTLQIRTPAGAPLQVQVLGLQHENDGYWLYCKVPLPGPLTGIQLRQAMMLEAFGDEMNIVNIEANGKKQSALFRAGHEQETINW encoded by the coding sequence TTGCTCCCATTAGCCGGGGCCAGCCTGGCCCTGCACGCCTACCACAGCACCCTCACCGAGCTGCGCTACAACCCGGCCAAAAAGCAGCTGGAGCTGTCGGTGAAAGTGTTTACCGACGATTTTGAAAAGGCAATCTCGCAGGGCCAGCCGGCAGCGGTGAGCCTGACCGACGCCGGCCCGCGCCCACTGACGCTGGCCACGGCCTACGTGCAGCGCACCCTACAAATCCGCACCCCGGCGGGCGCGCCACTGCAAGTGCAGGTGCTGGGCCTGCAGCATGAAAACGATGGCTACTGGCTCTACTGCAAAGTGCCGCTACCCGGCCCGCTCACGGGCATACAGCTCCGCCAAGCAATGATGCTGGAGGCATTTGGCGACGAGATGAACATCGTCAACATCGAGGCCAACGGCAAAAAGCAAAGCGCCCTGTTCCGGGCCGGCCACGAGCAGGAAACCATCAACTGGTAA
- a CDS encoding DUF2461 domain-containing protein produces MQLKPLFTFLTGLSKHNDRAWFQERKPTYDQLRKQFEEDAEYWFRELQKLDPILAGPQGRKSIFRIYRDVRFSNNKDPYKLHFSAYFTASGKDIETPGYYVQLGPNGSTLIGGGLYQPDKEQLAAIRQEIDYNADELKALLAAPDFQRYFGGLGGERLKKSPAAYSADHPEIELLKHKSFIASHTMTDVDVLAHPDFRAHVLDVFRAMVPFSQFLRGALEK; encoded by the coding sequence ATGCAGCTCAAGCCTCTTTTCACCTTTCTCACCGGCCTCAGCAAACACAACGACCGCGCCTGGTTTCAGGAGCGCAAGCCCACCTACGACCAGCTGCGCAAGCAGTTTGAAGAAGACGCCGAGTATTGGTTTCGGGAGTTGCAGAAGCTCGACCCCATACTGGCCGGGCCGCAGGGCCGCAAAAGCATCTTCCGCATCTACCGCGACGTGCGGTTTAGCAACAACAAAGACCCCTACAAGCTGCACTTCTCGGCCTACTTCACCGCCAGCGGCAAAGACATCGAAACGCCCGGCTACTACGTGCAACTGGGCCCCAACGGCAGCACCCTCATCGGCGGCGGCCTCTACCAGCCCGATAAGGAGCAGCTGGCCGCCATTCGCCAGGAAATCGACTACAACGCCGACGAGCTGAAGGCGCTGCTGGCCGCGCCCGATTTCCAGCGCTACTTCGGCGGCCTGGGCGGCGAGCGGCTGAAGAAGTCCCCCGCCGCCTACTCCGCCGACCACCCCGAAATCGAGCTGCTCAAGCACAAAAGCTTCATCGCCTCGCATACCATGACGGACGTCGACGTGCTGGCGCACCCCGATTTCCGGGCCCACGTGCTGGACGTATTCCGTGCCATGGTGCCGTTCAGCCAATTTTTGCGCGGCGCCTTGGAGAAATAG
- a CDS encoding bifunctional YncE family protein/alkaline phosphatase family protein: MTPFKKLRRLAPLLPLLGLLSCTGNSAQKAAPEAPGVLPGPIAGTAQTRLSNGWKLSPAGTATPLGDLPLNLQISPDGRLAAVVNAGWGKNSVQLLDVATGQLLDTKEVPAAWAGLAFAPDGRTIYASGGQHNRIHTFKVEGQKLLADSALVLGEKWPKQKIGVAGVAADAERLYAVTREDNSLYIITRKTQQVERVVKLPAEAYGVVLHPTQRALYISLWGGHAVATYDLDHQVLLPTIPVGSHPNALAISRDGSRLFVANANSNSVSVINTRRGLVTETLNTALFPASPAGSTPDGLALSADESQLFIANADNNCLAVFDVRDAATSRPLGFIPTGWYPTAVAVAGKQLLITNGKGSTSKPNPNGPNPVRDVGEKGAGYIGGLLLGSLSRLPVPDEKALAAYSTQVYANTPFSKSREASPDVPAGNPVPQRVGEKSPIKHVFYIIKENRTYDQVLGDLPAGNGDISLCLFPEKVTPNHHALTREFVLLDNFYVDAEVSADGHNWSTAAYATDFVEKTWPSNYSGRGGDYDFEGSKGEVAEPQDGFLWDYCLRAGRTFRSYGEFVFGGKPTKPAIAANYCKEYAGFNLKVKDVDREKVWEQDFDQLVAAGKLPNLSIIRLPNDHTYGARKGELHPLSYAADNDLALGRLIEHLSNSPVWKESVVMIVEDDAQNGPDHVDAHRSTAYLIGPYIRRNAVVHTAYTTSGMLRTLELILGLPPMSQYDAAALPLWACFTPRPNFKPYTVRPATTALDARNTAFNAPARRALQFDMSREDAAPDLAFNENIWQAIRGEKSQMPAPRRAAFLREAKAEREEEEEGDDD; the protein is encoded by the coding sequence ATGACGCCCTTCAAAAAACTCCGCCGCCTGGCCCCGCTGCTGCCGCTGCTCGGGCTGCTCAGCTGCACCGGCAACTCCGCCCAGAAGGCCGCGCCCGAAGCACCCGGCGTGCTGCCCGGCCCCATTGCCGGCACCGCCCAAACCCGCCTTTCCAACGGCTGGAAGCTGAGCCCGGCCGGCACCGCCACCCCGCTCGGCGACCTGCCCCTCAACCTGCAAATCAGCCCCGACGGCCGCCTGGCCGCCGTGGTTAATGCCGGCTGGGGCAAAAACTCCGTGCAGCTGCTCGACGTGGCCACCGGCCAGCTGCTTGACACCAAAGAAGTGCCGGCCGCTTGGGCGGGCCTGGCTTTCGCGCCCGATGGCCGCACGATTTACGCCTCGGGCGGGCAGCACAACCGCATCCACACCTTCAAAGTGGAGGGGCAGAAACTGCTGGCCGACAGCGCCCTGGTGCTGGGCGAAAAGTGGCCGAAGCAGAAAATTGGCGTGGCCGGCGTAGCCGCCGATGCCGAGCGGCTCTACGCCGTCACGCGCGAGGACAATTCCCTCTACATCATCACCCGGAAAACGCAGCAGGTGGAGCGCGTGGTGAAGCTGCCCGCTGAGGCTTACGGCGTGGTGCTGCACCCCACGCAGCGCGCCCTCTACATCAGCCTTTGGGGCGGGCACGCGGTGGCTACCTACGACCTCGACCACCAGGTGCTGCTGCCCACCATCCCCGTGGGCAGCCACCCCAACGCCTTGGCCATCAGTCGCGACGGCAGCCGGCTGTTTGTGGCCAACGCCAACAGCAACTCGGTTTCGGTCATCAACACCCGGCGCGGGCTGGTGACGGAAACGCTCAACACGGCCCTGTTTCCGGCCTCGCCCGCCGGCAGCACGCCCGATGGCCTGGCCCTGAGCGCCGACGAAAGCCAGCTCTTTATTGCCAACGCCGACAACAACTGCCTGGCCGTGTTCGACGTGCGCGACGCGGCCACCAGCCGGCCGCTGGGCTTCATTCCCACGGGCTGGTACCCCACGGCGGTGGCCGTGGCGGGCAAGCAATTGCTGATAACCAACGGCAAGGGCAGCACCTCCAAGCCCAATCCCAACGGCCCCAACCCCGTGCGCGACGTGGGCGAGAAGGGTGCCGGCTACATCGGCGGGCTGCTGCTGGGCTCGCTCTCGCGCCTGCCCGTGCCCGACGAAAAAGCTCTGGCCGCGTATTCGACGCAGGTGTACGCCAACACGCCCTTCAGCAAAAGCCGGGAGGCCTCGCCCGACGTGCCGGCCGGCAACCCCGTGCCGCAACGGGTGGGGGAGAAGTCGCCCATCAAGCACGTCTTCTACATCATCAAGGAAAACCGCACCTACGACCAAGTGCTCGGCGACCTGCCGGCCGGCAACGGCGACATCAGCCTCTGCCTGTTTCCCGAAAAGGTGACGCCTAATCACCACGCCCTCACGCGGGAGTTTGTGCTGCTCGATAATTTCTACGTGGATGCCGAAGTGAGCGCAGACGGCCACAACTGGAGCACGGCCGCCTACGCCACCGACTTCGTGGAGAAAACCTGGCCCAGCAACTACAGCGGCCGCGGCGGCGACTACGACTTCGAGGGCAGCAAGGGCGAAGTGGCCGAGCCCCAGGACGGCTTTCTGTGGGACTATTGCCTGCGCGCGGGCCGCACGTTCCGCTCCTACGGCGAGTTCGTGTTCGGCGGCAAGCCCACCAAGCCGGCCATCGCGGCCAACTACTGCAAGGAGTACGCGGGCTTCAACCTGAAGGTGAAGGACGTGGACCGCGAAAAGGTGTGGGAGCAGGATTTCGACCAACTCGTAGCCGCCGGTAAGCTGCCCAACCTCAGCATCATCCGCCTGCCCAACGACCACACCTACGGCGCCCGCAAAGGCGAGCTGCACCCGCTGAGCTACGCTGCCGACAACGACCTGGCCCTGGGCCGCCTCATCGAGCACCTCTCCAACAGCCCGGTCTGGAAAGAGTCGGTGGTGATGATAGTGGAGGACGACGCCCAGAACGGCCCCGACCACGTGGACGCGCACCGCTCCACGGCCTACCTCATCGGGCCCTACATCCGGCGCAACGCTGTGGTGCACACGGCCTACACCACGTCCGGCATGCTGCGCACGCTGGAGCTCATCCTCGGCCTGCCGCCCATGAGCCAGTACGATGCCGCCGCCCTGCCGCTCTGGGCCTGCTTCACGCCCCGGCCCAATTTCAAGCCCTACACGGTGCGCCCCGCTACCACCGCGCTCGATGCGCGCAACACCGCCTTCAACGCCCCCGCCCGCCGCGCCCTCCAGTTCGACATGAGCCGCGAAGACGCCGCGCCGGACCTGGCTTTCAACGAAAACATTTGGCAAGCCATCCGGGGCGAAAAAAGCCAGATGCCCGCCCCGCGCCGCGCCGCGTTCCTGCGCGAAGCGAAGGCGGAGCGCGAGGAAGAAGAGGAAGGCGACGACGACTGA
- a CDS encoding L,D-transpeptidase family protein: MFQLFAQGCAAPGSSSPPDSLTGKNPAAFWKEQLRFPRVRTAQAAIGPVLAGRLRAHSLEAKQLEVFIRMIKSRAELEVWARNQGGGPFQLFETYPLSATSGTLGPKRRAGDYQVPEGFYEIDRFNPKSNYHLSLGLNYPNAADRALGEPHPGGDIFIHGGAASIGCMPITDAGIEEVYLLAVASRAAGQAVIPVHLFPFPITEVELAKRRNSPHQAFWRSLMPGYTYFEQHHDVVKADALAVAR, translated from the coding sequence GTGTTCCAACTGTTTGCCCAGGGCTGCGCGGCGCCCGGCAGCAGCTCACCCCCGGATAGCCTGACCGGGAAAAACCCGGCGGCCTTCTGGAAAGAGCAGCTGCGGTTTCCGCGGGTGCGGACGGCGCAGGCGGCCATCGGGCCGGTGCTGGCCGGGCGGCTGCGCGCGCATTCGCTCGAAGCGAAGCAGCTGGAAGTATTCATTCGCATGATAAAAAGCCGCGCCGAGCTGGAGGTGTGGGCCCGCAACCAGGGCGGCGGCCCTTTTCAATTGTTCGAAACCTACCCACTCTCGGCCACTTCGGGCACGCTGGGCCCCAAGCGCCGGGCCGGCGACTACCAGGTGCCCGAGGGCTTCTACGAAATCGACCGCTTCAACCCCAAAAGCAACTACCACCTCTCGCTGGGCCTGAACTACCCCAACGCCGCCGACCGCGCCTTGGGCGAGCCCCACCCCGGCGGCGACATCTTCATCCACGGCGGCGCGGCGTCCATCGGCTGTATGCCCATCACCGACGCGGGCATCGAGGAAGTGTACCTGCTGGCCGTAGCATCGCGGGCCGCCGGGCAGGCCGTCATCCCGGTGCACTTGTTTCCTTTCCCCATCACCGAAGTCGAGTTGGCCAAGCGGCGCAACAGCCCGCACCAAGCCTTTTGGCGGAGCCTGATGCCGGGCTACACGTATTTTGAGCAGCACCACGATGTGGTGAAGGCTGATGCGCTGGCCGTGGCGCGGTAG
- a CDS encoding WD40 repeat domain-containing protein codes for MKRLLLALSSLLFTFAAQAQRTTDLWYFGQQAGLTFADGTPKPLNDGKMSTYEGCAVATTAKGELLFYTNGETVWNRKHQPMPNGRKLMGSGSSTQSALIVPDPGSGNVFYIFTVAPQGTPNGLRYSVVDMTRDDGFGDLPRVNLLLIQPVAEKLAAVRHANGRDTWVVAHRWNSNAFVSYLVTADGVAGKPLMSNVGSMNAGPGRNAIGALKFSPDGKHLAAALWRETNKFEIYDFDRATGKVSNPRSFGPFAEAYGVEFSPDGSKVYGTCNGVGGGETQIWQFDLKTKDKVMVGKSANRKIGALQLGPDGRIYVAREDNPNLGVIEQPNALGKDCKYVDEGLKLGGRRSKLGLPAFVVVP; via the coding sequence ATGAAACGCCTTTTGCTTGCGTTGTCCTCCTTATTATTCACTTTCGCTGCCCAGGCCCAACGGACCACCGACTTGTGGTACTTCGGCCAGCAGGCCGGCCTCACCTTTGCCGACGGCACGCCCAAGCCGTTGAACGACGGCAAGATGAGCACCTACGAAGGCTGTGCCGTGGCCACCACGGCCAAGGGTGAGCTGCTGTTCTACACCAACGGCGAAACCGTGTGGAACCGCAAGCACCAGCCCATGCCCAACGGCCGCAAGCTGATGGGCAGCGGCAGCAGCACCCAGTCGGCCCTCATCGTGCCAGACCCCGGCTCGGGCAACGTATTCTACATTTTCACGGTGGCGCCGCAGGGCACACCCAACGGCCTGCGCTACTCCGTGGTGGACATGACCCGCGACGACGGCTTCGGCGACCTACCCCGGGTGAACCTGCTGCTCATTCAGCCGGTGGCCGAAAAACTGGCCGCCGTGCGCCACGCCAACGGCCGCGACACCTGGGTGGTGGCCCACCGCTGGAATTCCAACGCCTTTGTGAGCTACCTCGTGACAGCCGACGGCGTGGCCGGCAAGCCGCTGATGAGCAACGTGGGGAGCATGAACGCCGGCCCCGGCCGCAACGCCATCGGTGCACTCAAGTTCTCGCCTGATGGCAAACACCTGGCCGCTGCGCTCTGGCGCGAAACCAACAAGTTTGAAATCTACGACTTCGACCGCGCCACCGGCAAGGTGAGCAACCCGCGCAGCTTCGGCCCCTTTGCCGAAGCCTACGGCGTGGAGTTTTCGCCCGATGGCTCCAAGGTGTACGGCACCTGCAACGGCGTGGGCGGCGGCGAAACCCAAATCTGGCAGTTTGACCTCAAAACCAAGGACAAGGTGATGGTAGGCAAGTCGGCGAACCGCAAAATCGGCGCCTTGCAGCTCGGCCCCGACGGCCGCATCTACGTGGCCCGCGAAGACAACCCCAACCTCGGCGTCATCGAGCAGCCCAACGCCCTGGGCAAGGACTGCAAGTACGTGGACGAGGGCCTCAAGCTGGGCGGCCGCCGCAGCAAGCTCGGGTTGCCCGCGTTTGTGGTGGTGCCTTAA